In a genomic window of Microterricola viridarii:
- a CDS encoding Pr6Pr family membrane protein, giving the protein MHRRAPESATPARGQQTPAAPQAASAGQGGALERGAARPRPLRVGLGVYRLALAGLELLALFGNFNYVLGFSSFATNNFFSYFTIQSAMLAVVMLIAGGIAALLRERDPHWLSIMRTVVMCYLLVSGIVFAVIVAQASTRAYRVDVPWSDTLLHFVVPALALVGWFFDAVISPRSDPMPWSTLGWVLPFPVAWLIFTLIRGADVGWYPYFFLDPAQVGGALGIAFYCLLVLGIFLGVAAMLVAVSRRITARATKLRERLLREQTGQVPPAPAR; this is encoded by the coding sequence ATGCACCGCCGTGCCCCCGAGTCCGCCACCCCCGCACGGGGCCAACAGACTCCCGCGGCGCCACAAGCGGCCTCGGCTGGCCAGGGCGGTGCGCTCGAGCGGGGCGCCGCGCGCCCGCGCCCGCTGAGGGTCGGGCTCGGCGTGTACCGGCTCGCCCTGGCCGGCCTCGAGCTGCTCGCCCTGTTCGGCAACTTCAACTACGTGCTCGGCTTCTCGTCTTTCGCGACGAACAACTTCTTCAGCTACTTCACCATCCAGTCGGCGATGCTGGCCGTCGTCATGCTGATCGCGGGCGGCATTGCGGCCCTGCTGCGCGAACGCGACCCGCACTGGCTCAGCATCATGCGCACGGTGGTGATGTGTTACCTGCTGGTTTCCGGCATCGTCTTCGCCGTGATCGTCGCGCAGGCCTCGACCCGGGCGTACCGGGTCGACGTGCCCTGGTCAGACACGCTGCTGCACTTCGTCGTGCCCGCGCTGGCGCTGGTGGGCTGGTTCTTCGATGCCGTGATCAGCCCGCGCAGCGACCCGATGCCGTGGTCGACGCTCGGCTGGGTGCTGCCGTTCCCGGTGGCGTGGCTCATCTTCACGCTGATCCGCGGCGCGGATGTCGGCTGGTACCCGTACTTCTTCCTCGACCCGGCACAGGTCGGCGGGGCGCTGGGCATCGCCTTCTACTGCCTGCTCGTGCTCGGCATCTTCCTCGGTGTCGCCGCGATGCTGGTCGCGGTCAGCCGCCGCATCACGGCGCGGGCGACGAAGCTCAGGGAGCGCCTGCTCCGGGAGCAAACGGGGCAAGTGCCGCCAGCACCCGCGCGCTGA
- a CDS encoding pyridoxal phosphate-dependent aminotransferase → MTETTRISARIAAIAESATLKVDGKAKALQAEGRPVISYAAGEPDFATPAHIVEAALAAVRDPKNYRYTPAAGLPELREAIAAKTLRDSGLEVSPSQVIVTNGGKQAVYQAFQTLLDPGDEVLVPTPYWTTYPEAIQLAGGRQVDVFAGSDQNYLVTVEQLEAARTPRTKVLLFVSPSNPTGAVYSPEQTKAIGEWALENGLWVISDEIYQNLTYDGVKAVSIVEAVPELADRTILVNGVAKTYAMTGWRVGWMVGPADAIKGAANLQSHLSSNVSNISQRAAIEALTGPQDAVTEMRTAFDRRRKLIVSELSKIEGMNVPTPEGAFYVYPDVTGLLNREWAGVTPTTSLELADLILDKAEVAVVPGEAFGPSGFVRLSYALGDAPLLEGVQRLQRLFAV, encoded by the coding sequence GTGACCGAAACTACGCGTATCTCAGCCCGTATCGCCGCAATCGCCGAATCGGCGACCCTCAAGGTTGACGGCAAGGCCAAGGCCCTTCAGGCGGAGGGCCGTCCGGTGATCAGTTATGCCGCCGGCGAGCCCGATTTCGCCACCCCGGCGCACATCGTCGAGGCCGCGCTCGCCGCCGTGCGCGATCCCAAGAACTACCGCTACACCCCGGCCGCCGGACTGCCGGAGCTGCGCGAGGCGATTGCAGCGAAGACGCTGCGCGACTCGGGCCTCGAGGTCTCCCCCAGCCAGGTGATCGTCACCAACGGCGGCAAGCAGGCCGTCTACCAGGCGTTCCAGACGCTGCTCGACCCGGGCGACGAGGTTCTCGTGCCGACGCCGTACTGGACCACCTACCCCGAGGCCATCCAGCTGGCCGGCGGCCGCCAGGTCGACGTCTTCGCCGGCAGCGACCAGAACTACCTCGTCACCGTCGAGCAGCTGGAGGCGGCGCGCACCCCGCGCACCAAGGTGTTGCTCTTCGTCTCGCCGTCCAACCCGACCGGCGCCGTCTACTCCCCCGAGCAGACCAAGGCGATCGGCGAGTGGGCGCTGGAGAACGGCCTCTGGGTCATCAGCGACGAGATCTACCAGAACCTCACCTACGACGGCGTCAAGGCCGTCTCGATCGTCGAGGCCGTGCCGGAATTGGCCGACCGCACCATCCTGGTCAACGGCGTCGCCAAGACGTACGCCATGACCGGCTGGCGTGTGGGCTGGATGGTCGGCCCTGCCGACGCCATCAAGGGCGCGGCGAACCTGCAGTCGCACCTGAGCTCGAATGTCTCCAACATCTCGCAGCGCGCTGCCATCGAGGCCCTGACGGGCCCGCAGGACGCCGTCACCGAGATGCGCACGGCCTTCGACCGCCGCCGCAAGCTGATCGTCTCGGAGCTGTCGAAGATCGAGGGCATGAACGTGCCGACGCCGGAGGGCGCCTTCTACGTGTACCCGGATGTCACCGGGCTGCTGAACCGGGAGTGGGCCGGCGTCACGCCGACCACCTCCCTCGAGCTGGCCGACCTGATCCTGGACAAGGCCGAGGTCGCCGTCGTGCCCGGTGAGGCGTTCGGCCCGAGCGGCTTCGTGCGCCTGAGCTACGCGCTCGGCGACGCCCCACTGCTCGAGGGCGTGCAGCGCCTGCAGCGCCTCTTCGCCGTCTAG
- a CDS encoding ABC transporter ATP-binding protein, translated as MTTHTVNTALTSAPALEITDAVLELGDGDGRVRALDSVSLRVQPGEFVAVVGPSGSGKSSLLAIAGALGKPDSGSVRVHGTDLASLNRAAAARFRLRNIGFVFQSGNLIPALGAADQLRLAARLAGNRTAEPEALLAELGMAHRAGHRPRQLSGGERQRVGIARALVNNPSLLLVDEPTAALDRDRSQEVVAILAERAKRSAVAVVMVTHDRDVLGHCDRVLEMVDGQLSELAAATAGSH; from the coding sequence ATGACGACACACACTGTGAACACTGCTCTCACGAGCGCCCCGGCGCTGGAGATCACCGACGCCGTGCTGGAACTGGGTGACGGCGACGGCCGGGTGCGCGCACTCGACTCCGTCTCGCTCCGCGTGCAGCCCGGGGAATTCGTGGCCGTCGTCGGGCCGTCCGGCTCCGGCAAGTCCTCGCTGCTCGCCATCGCGGGCGCGCTCGGCAAGCCGGACTCCGGGTCCGTGCGCGTGCACGGCACCGACCTGGCCAGCCTCAACCGGGCCGCCGCGGCCCGCTTCCGCCTGCGGAACATCGGGTTCGTCTTCCAGTCCGGCAACCTGATCCCCGCACTGGGCGCCGCCGACCAGCTGCGACTCGCGGCGCGCCTGGCGGGCAACCGCACGGCCGAGCCGGAGGCACTGCTGGCCGAGCTGGGGATGGCGCACCGGGCGGGCCACCGGCCAAGGCAGCTCTCCGGCGGAGAGCGGCAACGGGTCGGCATCGCCCGCGCACTCGTGAACAACCCGTCCCTGCTGCTCGTCGACGAGCCGACGGCCGCCCTGGACAGGGATCGGAGCCAGGAGGTCGTCGCGATCCTCGCCGAGCGGGCCAAGCGGTCCGCCGTCGCCGTTGTGATGGTCACCCACGACCGCGACGTGCTCGGTCACTGTGACCGCGTGCTCGAGATGGTCGACGGCCAGCTCAGCGAGCTAGCCGCGGCCACGGCCGGGTCCCACTAG
- a CDS encoding ABC transporter permease — MGIVIALIAVLVVLLSGLSTGLVNDGVSGLKSMPATAFAFDEGTMTDNAFSRSLVDDEQLEYWARAEGVESAEPMGVSIVNGTSDQGMQVDLTLFGVEPGGFLAPELSEGSGLGAPDGIVVSDTARAAGLEVGSVVTLDRVGLELTVVGFTAGQATFGHVDVAYLPIGTWRLIASNTAAPGVPTEASVLAADYPYSSVVALQAAAGSSIDIEAGDDAAGTMTMLRTEAFNASPGYEAETLTLSMIQVFLYAICALVVGAFFTVWTIQRTHEIAVLRAVGASSGYLLRDGLAQAAMLLVGFTAIGVAAGVGLGAVMPEAMPFELEAAPVAFASLLTIALGLLGAAVAVLRIARVDPITALGGQR, encoded by the coding sequence ATGGGAATCGTGATCGCGCTGATCGCTGTTCTCGTGGTGTTGCTGTCCGGCCTCTCGACCGGCCTCGTCAACGACGGGGTCTCTGGCCTGAAGTCGATGCCGGCCACGGCATTCGCCTTCGACGAGGGCACCATGACGGACAACGCGTTCAGCCGTTCCCTCGTCGATGACGAGCAACTCGAGTACTGGGCGCGGGCCGAGGGCGTCGAGTCGGCTGAGCCGATGGGCGTGAGCATCGTCAACGGGACGAGTGACCAAGGCATGCAGGTCGACCTCACACTCTTCGGCGTCGAGCCCGGCGGGTTCCTCGCCCCCGAGCTCTCCGAGGGGAGCGGCCTCGGCGCGCCCGACGGCATCGTCGTCTCTGACACCGCGCGGGCCGCCGGGCTCGAGGTCGGCAGTGTCGTCACCCTGGACCGTGTCGGGCTCGAGCTCACCGTCGTGGGCTTCACCGCCGGGCAGGCGACCTTCGGCCACGTCGACGTCGCCTATCTGCCGATCGGCACGTGGCGCCTGATCGCGTCGAACACGGCCGCGCCCGGTGTGCCGACAGAGGCCTCGGTGCTGGCCGCCGACTACCCGTACTCGAGCGTTGTGGCGCTCCAGGCCGCCGCAGGCTCCTCGATCGACATCGAGGCGGGCGACGACGCGGCCGGCACCATGACGATGCTGCGCACGGAGGCCTTCAACGCCTCACCGGGCTACGAGGCAGAGACGCTGACGCTGAGCATGATCCAGGTGTTCCTCTACGCCATCTGCGCGCTCGTCGTCGGCGCCTTCTTCACCGTCTGGACCATCCAGCGCACCCATGAGATCGCCGTGCTGCGGGCCGTGGGCGCGTCGAGCGGATACCTGCTGCGGGACGGACTCGCCCAGGCCGCCATGCTCCTCGTCGGCTTCACCGCGATCGGCGTTGCAGCAGGCGTCGGCCTCGGCGCCGTCATGCCGGAGGCCATGCCCTTCGAGCTGGAGGCGGCCCCCGTGGCCTTCGCCTCGCTGCTCACCATCGCACTCGGGCTCCTGGGCGCCGCCGTCGCGGTCCTCCGAATTGCCCGCGTCGACCCGATCACCGCCCTCGGAGGCCAACGATGA
- a CDS encoding TetR/AcrR family transcriptional regulator has protein sequence MPKISKPTVAEHRSAQRAALLSAAEALLLEGGVAGVNPRTVGERAGLARSSFYDYFPSKDDLLAAVAMRAFDEWGAEIDEALRGTEPGIDRLTAYVAATMRMTADGRHAIAAELRGEELSPSKQEDIKALHDALLEPVRTVLEDLGVPDAAAQAYLVQGLLNTGVQLVTHGMSADDVTAKVMALLTRGLLA, from the coding sequence ATGCCGAAGATATCCAAGCCGACGGTCGCCGAACACCGCAGCGCCCAGCGCGCCGCACTCCTCTCGGCCGCCGAGGCGCTGCTGCTCGAGGGCGGTGTCGCCGGCGTGAACCCGCGCACGGTCGGCGAGCGGGCGGGCCTGGCCCGTTCCAGCTTCTACGACTACTTCCCCTCCAAGGACGACCTGCTCGCGGCCGTGGCCATGCGCGCGTTCGACGAGTGGGGTGCCGAGATCGACGAGGCCCTGCGCGGCACGGAGCCGGGCATCGACAGGCTCACCGCCTATGTGGCCGCCACGATGCGGATGACGGCGGACGGGCGGCACGCCATCGCCGCCGAGCTGCGTGGCGAGGAGCTGTCCCCGAGCAAGCAGGAGGACATCAAGGCGCTGCATGATGCGCTGCTGGAGCCGGTGCGCACCGTGCTCGAGGATCTCGGTGTCCCGGACGCCGCGGCACAGGCCTACCTGGTGCAGGGGCTGCTCAACACGGGCGTCCAACTGGTGACCCACGGGATGTCGGCCGACGACGTCACCGCCAAGGTCATGGCGCTCCTCACCCGGGGGCTCCTCGCCTGA
- a CDS encoding LysR family transcriptional regulator ArgP, which yields MQLHSDHLRTLAAVLDEGSFDAAARALSVTPSAVSQRIKALEQQLGRVLLVRSKPIRATASGELVMRLARQFDQLEHETLATLGVESGAQSPVTVPLAVNADSLGTWILPALAELSRTENVRFDLYREDQAHTVALLEAGTVMAAVTSAAEPVPGCTVRPLGAMQYRPMASPGFAASWFPQGVSLAALAEAPVVNFDRRDDLQHGYLAARFRRRGQGADAGAVPRPPSHFVPSSADFAAAVELGLGWGMLPPLQVEQRVASGALVDLDPSGGVDIPLYWQQWRLASGLLSRVADAVEAAARAALLPA from the coding sequence ACTCCGATCACCTGCGCACCCTCGCGGCCGTGCTCGACGAGGGCAGCTTTGACGCGGCCGCGCGCGCCCTCAGCGTCACGCCCTCCGCCGTCAGCCAGCGCATCAAGGCGCTCGAGCAGCAGCTGGGCCGGGTGCTGCTGGTGCGCTCGAAGCCGATCAGGGCCACGGCCTCCGGCGAGCTGGTGATGCGCCTGGCGCGCCAGTTCGACCAGCTCGAGCACGAGACGCTCGCGACGCTCGGCGTGGAGAGCGGCGCGCAGTCGCCGGTCACCGTGCCGCTCGCCGTCAATGCCGACTCGCTCGGCACCTGGATCCTGCCGGCCCTCGCCGAGCTCTCCCGCACCGAGAACGTGCGCTTCGACCTCTACCGCGAGGATCAGGCCCACACGGTGGCACTGCTCGAGGCCGGCACCGTGATGGCGGCCGTCACCTCCGCCGCCGAGCCCGTGCCCGGCTGCACCGTGCGCCCGCTCGGCGCGATGCAGTACCGGCCGATGGCCTCGCCCGGTTTCGCCGCCAGCTGGTTTCCGCAGGGCGTGAGCCTCGCGGCGCTGGCCGAGGCGCCGGTGGTCAACTTCGACCGGCGCGACGACCTGCAGCACGGCTACCTGGCGGCGCGGTTCCGCCGGCGCGGGCAGGGGGCGGATGCCGGTGCGGTCCCGCGTCCGCCGAGCCACTTCGTGCCGTCCTCCGCCGACTTCGCCGCCGCCGTCGAGCTCGGCCTCGGCTGGGGCATGCTGCCGCCGCTTCAGGTGGAGCAGCGCGTGGCGTCCGGCGCCCTCGTCGACCTCGACCCGAGCGGCGGCGTCGACATCCCGCTGTACTGGCAGCAGTGGCGGCTCGCCTCCGGGCTGCTCAGCCGGGTGGCCGACGCCGTGGAGGCCGCCGCCCGCGCTGCGCTCCTGCCGGCCTGA